The following are encoded in a window of Primulina eburnea isolate SZY01 chromosome 4, ASM2296580v1, whole genome shotgun sequence genomic DNA:
- the LOC140830518 gene encoding uncharacterized protein has product MAMDTQRSRALHNFSFPGGLRWGNQRSLRCIKVDCDRQGLPLREFASDGSDSSGHRQHQDSSQLRQTTGGRDREKGSPDSDFVFLGSIQMDCTPPQGTHGGWGIGDDEGNGVTAVRENVMFDCQKAADESKVSIFKEGGEDSVSPQSLTPHPAAMSVGGDTNRPWNLRKRRAACKTPASEFTVGLNGVASCPGGGGKGMREDVARPSSEISLIKAAAVTGKSLRSGSNGCGEKRKREKFSVSLSKREIEEDFLTLTGHKPPRRPKKRAKIVLRQLDTLFPGLWLTEITPELYKVSGAAAP; this is encoded by the exons ATGGCCATGGACACACAAAGATCCAGGGCGTTGCATAATTTTTCGTTTCCGGGCGGTTTAAGGTGGGGGAATCAGAGATCTCTCCGTTGCATAAAGGTAGACTGTGACAGACAAGGCTTGCCGCTTCGAGAATTCGCCTCCGATGGTTCTGATTCTTCTGGTCACCGCCAACATCAGGATTCAAGCCAACTGCGGCAGACCACGGGAGGTAGGGATAGAGAGAAAGGCTCTCCTGATTCTGATTTTGTGTTTCTTGGATCCATCCAGATGGATTGTACTCCGCCACAGGGAACACATGGTGGCTGGGGAATCGGAGACGATGAGGGTAATGGAGTCACCGCCGTGAGAGAGAACGTGATGTTTGATTGTCAGAAGGCTGCTGATGAATCGAAAGTGTCGATTTTCAAGGAGGGAGGAGAGGATTCTGTGTCTCCGCAGTCGCTAACGCCTCATCCTGCGGCGATGTCCGTGGGAGGTGACACCAATAGGCCGTGGAATCTGAGGAAGAGGCGAGCTGCGTGTAAGACACCGGCAAGTGAGTTCACCGTCGGGTTAAATGGTGTTGCTTCTTGCCCCGGCGGCGGCGGGAAGGGTATGAGGGAAGATGTTGCGAGACCCAGTTCTGAAATTTCTCTAATTAAAGCCGCCGCTGTAACTGGCAAGTCGCTGCGGAGTGGCAGCAACGGGTGCGGAGAGAAAAGGAAACGGGAGAAGTTCTCAGTTTCCCTGTCAAAGAGAGAAATTGAAGAGGATTTCTTGACACTTACTGGTCATAAACCACCGCGCAGACCCAAGAAGAGAGCCAAGATTGTTCTGAGACAATTGGAC ACATTGTTCCCCGGATTGTGGTTGACAGAAATTACACCAGAATTGTATAAAGTTTCTGGAGCAGCTGCTCCATGA